The Helianthus annuus cultivar XRQ/B chromosome 15, HanXRQr2.0-SUNRISE, whole genome shotgun sequence genomic sequence GGATCatattcttttaaaatgtaactTTGCAACAAGAGTTTGGGAGATGGTAACCAATTGGGTCAATATTCCAATGGTCAACACAAATGGGAATGTGAAAGACTTGCTAAAGGATTTGAATGAAATCCATAGAAATGGGAAAATGATGAAACACAGGTTAACACTGAGGTTAATCTGTGGGGTTATTTCTTCTGTGGGTTCAATCTCTTTTCTTGCTCGCCGAAATGACCTAGATactgcaaaacagcaacaccgttagtctcgttaagaagggaatatgggggtttccctcttaaccaggctccggcgtgagaataagtattgttcTGAGGGAGAATAaaaagtgtgtgtttagtgtgtgaGAATAGAGAGcaaaagatcctgaacctgaacgatgaagggtcctatttatagccggagggtgaagaagggaggagcagctgtgccagctgtggatgcgcgccagctgtccgaccgaggggaatatcctcttggtctgctctgccATGGTcagtgtagtggtacacgtggcgtgcTTGCGTTTGTCCATGCTGGAAACCTTGTACTGGCGTTGTCAGCTCTGCCCCCTGATTTGCCGCATGCCTATGTGGCGTTCTGCgactggtgacacgtgttgtcctttttgtcgggtagagcatctttggtgccacctgcagatcttccagaagtttctagaagcttctggatcgCTTTGCTGATGTAGGCACCATGTATGctcaaaaagtggtgtggtccctgctaTGTAGGCGgagaattgggaccatacctcttcaagtcccccagtccagtgtgccttctagttgagttgatcgtctaggagggattctggacttataagGGTAGTGGTTTTTAAGGCGGTTTATATGACGTGTTAAGTTTGGAGATTTTAAAAAATTGATCCAAACGGACGTatcgcgcatgggttttggcactttgtaaaaagtgagccaaatggacgcatcgcgcatgggttttggcactttgtaaaaagtgagccaaatggacgcatcgcgcatgggttttggcactttgaaaaaagtgagccaaatggacgcatggcgtaTGGGTTTTGGCactttgtaaaaagtgagccaaatggatgcatcgcgcatgggttttggcactttgaaaaaagtgagccaaatggacgcatggcgcatgggttttggcactttgtaaaaagtgagccaaatggacgcatggcgcatgggttttggcactttgtaaaaagtgagccaaatggacgcatcgcacatgggttttggcactttgtaaaaagtgagccaaatggacgcatggcgcgtGGCGTATGGCCCTTTATTGCTTCCTTCTGATGGAAGTTTGGTTGTCTTGGGGAAGATGTTGATGTGACTGTCTGATGTCCCTGTCTTATCGGAGGTGAACAGGCGCCTTTTCAGTTTCCGTCAGTTACTTTCTGTCACGGTGTCAGGCCATGTTACCCAAGCTTACGAAAAAAGAGGTgacgtcttctctctcttctgacgTGTCCTCCTCCTATTGCTTGCTTTTCCTGGGCTCTGACggtccactacccatcgcattaaatgcgatgggtataaatagtaGGCGGTTAACTTCTTTCTCTTCACTTTTCAAATTTTGAAGTGTGATTTTCTCTATCTCCTTCATTCGTTCTCCTTTGTTTGAATACCTTGTTTAACTTCTTATTGTCTTCACCATGTCTGGTGCTAATCCTTCTCAGAGAAAGAGGAAAACTAAAGGGAAAGCTCCTCCTGGCCATGATCAAGAAGTTATTAGGTGGAAGGAGGAAGAGTTCCAGAACCTTGTTCAAGGGATGAGTTTTCGCCCTGAGTGGGGAGCCCAATATCCTATTGTTGGTTCCACCGCCTTGGATGCTCCTCCTGGTTATTTGACTCTATATGTTGCATTCTTTCGGGAGGGTAACTTTAGGCTTCCGATTACTAAATTTACTGCCTCTGTCTTGAGGAACTATGGGTTGCATATTTCTCAGATCAACGCGATTGGGCTTCCGCGTATTACTCATTTTGAGTTCGTTTGTAGATCTTACCGCATTGAGCCGACGTTTGAGATGTTCAACGTCTTTTACAGCGTTACTTATGCTAGTGGGTTTTATTCTTTCACCGCCCGGACGGGTGTTTCTCCGGTTTGTTCCGTTCCGTTGAAGAGCTTGCACGACTGGAAACAGAAATTCTTCTACATTCGTCGTGGCGTGATTCCCGTGGATATGCATTATCGGTTGGTTGGTGAAGGAATTCCAAAGGTGGATGTTATGGCGGATTATGCTGCTGAAGACTGGTATAAGAAGATAACAAACAAGGTAACTGCTATTTCTCAGTTGGAGGAGATGGCCTTGGTCGGTGCCCGGATGAGTTTGTTGTGGGTGCCGAAGAACCCTTTGGGTGTTCCTGTTTACAGTTATCAAGGCAAATGTATGTGATTTCCTTAAGGCACTTCtgaattattttgttttatgtatgttttttCTTATTTCTTTGTCTTTTGCAGTTGGTTATAGTTTGATAAACAGTTTGGACCCGAAAGCTGCTGGTGCCATGGTTGAGGCCATCCAGGAAGATGGGACACCAACGTGGTTAGACCAAATTCGAGGCCGTTTCTTGCACCCTTCTGATGAAAGTTTTAGTAAATATGCCAACGTTGCCCTaggtgaagatgatgaagatggcCCTGTTGATCCTATTCGAGAGGAAGTTGTTGTTTTCTCGAGTGGGAGTTCTGACGAATCTCCTGAAGGTCTAACTTCTTAttgcgcgcgtgcaggtaccgcgcAGGGTGGTGTTGATTAACCTATTCATGAGGTTGTTGGTGATGATGCAGAGAGGCCTGTTGATCCTTCTGTACAATTGGAGACAAGGAAGAAGGCAAAAACTGATAAGTCGGTGAGAGGGGAGAAAAAAGGTGGAGGGCAAGACGGCTGATACTTCTCGTAAGCGATCCCCCTACTCTTCCTTGTCTAGATTATGTGGTTGTCTCTGATACGTTGTCTGGTCTAGGAGTTGGTGAGAAGAATCGAGAGTCTGACCCAGACGACCGTGCTACGTTGACCGAGCATATGAGAAAAAAGGCTCTTGAGGATCATAAGCATAAACTTGATGAGCAGTCCGCTGTTCTGCTTGCTGTGAAAAAAGCTAAGCTCCACAAGGAAGCCCCTCCCGCGCCTTCTGAGTCTGAGATAGATATGGGTGTTTTTAGTGGAGGTCGCGGGAATCTTTTGGAGGAGATATATGCTGCTTCTGCCCCTCCTGGTAatggttcttatggttcttatagtTACACATTTCTTTCGTGTTTTGTTGAGTTACTTTTAATTGTTGCGGTTGCTTCATGGCAGAAGCTAAGTCTGGCAAGAAGCCTCCTAAGGTGGATATTTCACAGATCACCCCCCTGCTTCTCCTCTCTCATGGACGATTAGCTTGACCCCTCCTCGGGATGGTTctgagaaggaaaagaaagaagaTGAAACTGCATCCGGGAACGCGGGTGAGGGTGGTGGTGATACCGCAGGTGGTGCAGGTGTTGATGATAGGGGTAAGGGTATTGAGGCTGAGGTGGAGTCCAGTGAGGCCACTCCCCATCAGACCATTTATACTAAGTGCCCTTCAAGTGGTGGTGGTGCTACTTCTGGTGCGAGTTGTAGTCCGCAATTTACGCATGTGCGTGCTGATTCGTGGGATACTCACAATCCTGCTTGTGACGACTTGTCGCACGCGCCTCACTGGAATCTTACCCAAGGTTCCCGAATGAATGATCTGGGTAACTGCCATGACTTCTTTTCTATGTCTCTTCCGCCTGCCGAAAGGATGTTCCAGAAGCGACGCAATCGCTTTGAGTTATTAGATGATCATGTTCGCGCCGGAGTTAACTTCTTCGCCTCCGCTCATGAGATTGTCCGAAATTGGAAATCTATGGGGGAGGAGACAGCTGAGTTTGAGGACGCGAAGAGAGCGTTGGCTGAGGAAAGAGAGAAATTTAATGCTGAAAAGAAGggtttgcaatggagggtttccGATGCCGAGTGGCAGCTTGAGGAGCAGAAACAAATTAACCTTCAAAAGCAGAAGGACTGGGAAATTGCTTGTGAACGCACCAATGTTGAGATGCAATCTCAGCGTGATGCAGTTATTCGATTATCTAATGAGAAGAAGGAGTTAGCAGATGAAGCCCATCGGGCGCGCCTTGCGGCTGAGGAAAAGGAGAAGGAGTATGTCGCTCGAATCAACAAGTTGGAACTCCTTGCGAAGCAAAAAGCTTATGAGTGTGAGGCCACTGAAAAGCTTCTTGCAGAAAAAACTTCTGAATGTGCGGTTTCGGATGGCCTTGCTGCGGAAGCATCTGCTGATTGCAGATGGTTGCTTTTGCGCGGGGTGCCTTTGGTAACTTCTTCGcttgtttttgtttcttttttggtATGTTTTAACGATTCCTCTTATGTTGTTGTTTGCTTGTTTGCAGCTTGCTGACCGTATTGTGAATTCTACCGAGCTTGCTACATACATGTTCGAGTTGGGCCAAGCAGGGTATAATAGTGGTCGAAAGTTTGGTTATGCAGAGGGTAAGGCTGCGGTTGTTAATAAGGAAAAAGATTACCATTTCGAGCTCTACAAGGAAGATTGCGACGGTAAATACGCtgcaaagcgtaaggattttgcATCCTTGGATTTTGCTGTTGTTAAAGCCACGGAGAAGTTAGCTAGGAAGGTTGATGGTGTTGCTTTGTTGAAAAAAGCTCTTGGAGACGACGCAAGTGCGACAGGAGGCGCTGGTACCAGCCACTCTTGATTGGTGGATTCCGGCCTGCGAACCGCGTATGGCCTTGGGCGGCCTTGTAATTTTGATGACCTGTTTGAACAATTTCATTTTATTTTACCTGTTATGTGTATGGACAGCTAATCACCTGATTTTTGGTATGTCATTTGTCTATGTTTTTACGCAACTTTGGTTATGCGAATTTtgttatcgtcataatatgtgcatgtgaaattactttgattaggtgtcacgaatgaatgatggcgctggcaggTTATATTGTGTTAACTACAACGTTTATTCAGTCGTATTTGCGCGCGAGTAGGTTCGTGattacgaagtgatcgagttgcaggttattgtgtgagctcagctgtGTTCAGCTTTGGGAGCCTTACAATGTTTTCTTACCTTGctatcgatattttcgtgtttatgtgggcacgaagttttgttttggcgttttttgtAGGCTTTAGTTGTGTTTCTGACCCGGTtgtgcacttggttgtgacgagccttggaggtctacaacgtttcctatggtcgagccattgatgttttcgtgtacgcccaaagtAATATATGCAGTTGTGACATGAAATTTGCATGAAATAAaggtagccaaacacttcttgtattataATAAATGTGTTGGCTATTCGGCCTTTGCAGTTACATAGCTGTTTTACATATAGCACTTTCTAAGCTGTTGAGCGTTCCAAGTTCGTGGAACCTCCTTGTCATCGATGGTGCGGAGTTTGTAAGCTCCTTTGCCGAGTACTGTATCGATGACATATGGACCCtcccatttgggagccagtttCCCGGGTTTTTCTGTGTTGGGAGCCTCATTGTCTCTTaagacgtagtctcccgggttgaagGTGCAGACTCAGACCTTGGAGTTGTAATATTTTTCCAGCTTTGTTTTGTACTTTGCCTCATTGATTGCTGCCATCTCTCttctttcttctaggaggtccagatcgatcctcctttcttcttcgttgttgattaagttcatggagagcattctcgGAGATGGCAATCCTATTTCAGCTGGTATTACTGCCTCGGACTCGTAAACTAGACTGAACGGTGTTTCACCGTTGCTTGTCTTGGGCATTGTTCTGTGGGCCCACAGTATGCTTGGCAGCTCATCAACCCAGCCCCTTCTTTTCTCGCCTAACCTTGCTTTGATACCATCGACGATGCTTTTATTAATTGCCTCTacttgaccattcccttgcgggtgcgCAACCGAAGAGAAGGTGTGCTCGATGTGCAATTccttgaaccatcgttcgaggtCATCTGCAGCGAAGTTCGTGCTGTTGTCAGTGATGATTCTGAGCGGTAAGCCGAAacggcatatgatttgttcccatatgaatcTCTTGACGACATTTGACGTGGTTGATGCAAGTGCCTTCGCCTCTACCCGTTTGGTGAAATAGTCGACTGCGGCTATTATGAATTTGACCGCTCCTAGGGCTTCTGGAAAAGGACCgaccatgtctatgccccattgctAGAAGGGCTATGCGGTTGTGACTGGCACTAACTCATTTTTGGGGCGCATTGTCTTGAGCGCATGTCTTTGGCATCCACTGCACTTCCTCAACTCTTTCACCGCGTCTAAATGCAttccgggccagtagtacccggcATTCATCACCTTTGCCACCACCATTCTTGGCCCGGCATGTATACCACAGATTCCTTCATGGACTTCCCGGATTAAGTAGTTTGCGTCTTTCGCGTCTACGCATCTCAGGAACGGGCCAAGGTATGACTTTCTGTATAAAATTCCATCGGCCATTTGGTAATGCTCGGCCTTGTATTGGATTTTTTTTGCCTCCGCTTTGTTTTCCGGGAGAATCCCCGATTGAAGGTACATGATTATTGGGGTCATCCAAGACGTTGTTCCTGTTTGGATGACGCTTACCTCGCTTAGTGGGACAGATGGGTTGCTCAAAACTTCTATGCGCAcatcctttgccaggtgttggaagcttgTAGATGCAAGTTTACTCAGCGCGTCTGTTGgcttgttctcgcttctgtttatgtgatGCACCTTGTAGGAATAGAAAGTTTGTAGCAACGTCTTTGCTTGACTTAGATAGAGCGCCATTACATCTCCATTGGCTTCGTACTGCCCGTTAATCTGGCCAGCCACTAACATGGAGTCCACATGCGCTTCGATGTGTCGGACTCCCATTTTGATCGCCAACCTTAAGCCGGCAAGGAAAGCTTCATATTCGGCTTCATTGTTCGTACTTTTAAAATCCAGGCGTATGGCATATGTGAATTCATGTTTGTTAGGACTCACTAGCCGAAGCCCTGCGCCTGCGCCGTCCTCGTTTGACGCTCCATCCGTGTATAACAACCACGGTTCTTCTATTTGCTTCTTCTCGGCTTTCTCCATTGCTTTACATTCTCAGTCCTTATCGTCAGGTACCTCTGTCATGAAATCTGCTAGCACTTGCCCCTTGATGGATGGTCTTGGTCTGAAAACCACATTGTGACCTCCGAGTTCTATCGCCCATTTGGCTAGCCTTCCTGAGATTTCTGGCCTTGCCAGGATGTTGCCGATGTTGTAGTTTATTAACACATGTATGACATGGTTAGCGAAATACCTTCACAGTCGTCTTGATGCATGGATTAGCGCAAGGACTAGTTTCTCCATGATGGCATACCGAGTTTCCGGGCCGGTCAAGGTTCGTGACACGTAGTAGACTGGTGTTTGGATACCT encodes the following:
- the LOC110931551 gene encoding uncharacterized protein LOC110931551; this translates as MVLERFGAEVFTVKDVRKSLSSALDLNVTADDFVWNSWATSKSIMFVWRAIVDKIPLAVDLKYRGVNLLDVTCKICGAVDETADHILLKCNFATRVWEMVTNWVNIPMVNTNGNVKDLLKDLNEIHRNGKMMKHRLTLRLICGVISSVGSISFLARRNDLDTAKQQHR
- the LOC110931552 gene encoding uncharacterized protein LOC110931552; the encoded protein is MVGPFPEALGAVKFIIAAVDYFTKRVEAKALASTTSNVVKRFIWEQIICRFGLPLRIITDNSTNFAADDLERWFKELHIEHTFSSVAHPQGNGQVEAINKSIVDGIKARLGEKRRGWVDELPSILWAHRTMPKTSNEKPGKLAPKWEGPYVIDTVLGKGAYKLRTIDDKEVPRTWNAQQLRKCYM